In the genome of Longimicrobium sp., one region contains:
- the thiO gene encoding glycine oxidase ThiO, translated as MRTADVVIVGGGVIGCAIARRAARGGLSVVVVERATPGMEASWAAAGMLSPLAEANGPGPFLDLLVRAREMYPAYASALREETGVDVSYADAGTLFVALREEDDDELCARWRWQSAAGLSVERLSAYEAREAEPALSPAVRMALRFPGDHQVDNRALGPALWAASARAGARFQLGAQAVRLLREGDRAAGVELAGGERIHAGAVVLAGGAWAGMMEGLPRPVPVEPVHGQLLALEAVPPMFRHVVDSPRCYLVPRAAGRVIAGATVESTGYRKAVTPWGVRRLIDGAVEIAPALEHAPLAETWSGLRPGTPDGFPILGPDPEVAGLVYATGHFRNGILLAPLTGEMVGGLLCGEPWGAEMEPFAIERFSEE; from the coding sequence GTGCGCACCGCCGACGTGGTGATCGTCGGCGGGGGAGTGATCGGGTGCGCCATCGCCCGCCGCGCGGCTCGCGGCGGGCTTTCCGTCGTCGTCGTGGAGCGCGCCACGCCGGGGATGGAGGCCTCGTGGGCCGCCGCGGGCATGCTCTCGCCACTTGCCGAGGCGAACGGGCCGGGGCCCTTTTTGGACCTGCTGGTGCGTGCCCGCGAGATGTACCCGGCCTACGCCAGTGCCCTGCGCGAGGAGACGGGCGTGGACGTGAGCTACGCGGACGCGGGGACGCTGTTCGTGGCGCTGCGGGAGGAGGATGACGACGAGTTGTGCGCGCGCTGGCGGTGGCAGTCCGCCGCGGGTCTGTCGGTCGAGCGGCTCTCCGCCTACGAGGCGCGTGAGGCGGAGCCCGCCCTGTCCCCCGCGGTGCGGATGGCGCTTCGCTTTCCCGGCGACCACCAGGTGGACAACCGCGCGCTGGGTCCGGCGCTGTGGGCCGCCTCGGCCCGGGCCGGCGCCCGCTTTCAGCTGGGCGCCCAGGCCGTGCGCCTGTTGCGGGAGGGCGATCGCGCCGCGGGGGTGGAGCTGGCGGGCGGCGAGCGCATCCACGCGGGCGCCGTCGTTCTCGCGGGTGGCGCCTGGGCGGGGATGATGGAGGGGCTTCCCCGCCCCGTCCCGGTGGAGCCGGTTCACGGGCAGCTGCTGGCGCTGGAGGCGGTGCCCCCCATGTTCCGCCACGTGGTGGACTCGCCGCGCTGCTATCTCGTCCCGCGCGCCGCGGGGCGGGTGATCGCGGGGGCGACGGTGGAGAGCACCGGGTATCGCAAGGCGGTGACGCCCTGGGGCGTGCGCCGGCTGATCGACGGCGCGGTGGAGATCGCCCCGGCGCTGGAGCATGCGCCGCTCGCCGAGACCTGGTCCGGCCTGCGCCCCGGCACCCCGGACGGGTTCCCCATCCTCGGGCCGGATCCGGAGGTCGCGGGCCTGGTGTACGCGACCGGCCACTTCCGGAACGGCATTCTCCTGGCTCCGTTGACGGGGGAGATGGTGGGCGGGCTCTTGTGTGGGGAGCCGTGGGGGGCGGAGATGGAGCCGTTCGCGATCGAAAGATTCAGCGAGGAATAA
- a CDS encoding M42 family metallopeptidase has protein sequence MSEFRARDEERTSDNRGYARPAAAGAGPSGAPVVDPAGGAERMEALLRDLCSLPGPTGQEEAVTAWVRREWEGRGEVTATPVGNLLLRIPGPGPRVLLAAHADELSLIVRSVTADGFLRVLPGERDTFSFPYFIGQRFQLLADHGPVTGILATTTGHAMTPEQRERTAMGWDDLFVDVGMTAAEVAEAGIHVGTRMVWDPGIQKVGRLLVGKAMDDRLGVAVLVELSRRLAERAPRFDVTFALTVQEEIGMIGASSVARDGRAFDIGFIIDNGLAGDIPTVQDEHVPVRLGGGPALVHRDSSVHYSRRLIARMHAVAESHGIPVQDVVLYHYSSDGAHLVRQGMETLLVAPPIRYSHSPFEAVDPRDVEHAVRLLEAFLTEAAPE, from the coding sequence ATGAGCGAGTTCAGGGCCCGCGACGAGGAACGAACGAGCGACAACCGGGGCTATGCCCGGCCCGCCGCCGCTGGGGCCGGTCCGTCCGGGGCACCGGTGGTGGACCCAGCCGGGGGCGCGGAGCGGATGGAGGCGCTGCTGCGCGACCTCTGCTCGCTGCCCGGGCCCACCGGCCAGGAAGAGGCGGTGACGGCGTGGGTGCGCCGCGAGTGGGAGGGCCGCGGCGAGGTGACGGCCACCCCCGTGGGCAACCTGCTCCTGCGCATTCCCGGCCCCGGCCCGCGCGTGCTGCTGGCCGCCCACGCCGACGAGCTGTCGCTGATCGTCCGCTCGGTGACGGCCGACGGCTTCCTTCGCGTGCTTCCGGGCGAGCGCGACACCTTCTCCTTTCCGTACTTCATCGGCCAGCGCTTCCAGCTGCTGGCGGACCACGGCCCCGTCACCGGCATCCTGGCGACGACCACGGGCCACGCGATGACGCCCGAGCAGCGCGAACGCACCGCAATGGGGTGGGACGACCTGTTCGTGGACGTGGGGATGACCGCCGCCGAGGTGGCCGAGGCCGGCATTCACGTCGGCACGCGGATGGTGTGGGACCCCGGGATCCAGAAGGTGGGCCGGCTGCTGGTGGGCAAGGCGATGGACGACCGGCTGGGAGTGGCCGTGCTGGTGGAGCTTTCGCGCCGGCTGGCGGAACGGGCGCCCCGCTTCGACGTGACGTTCGCGCTGACCGTGCAGGAAGAGATCGGGATGATCGGGGCCAGCAGCGTGGCGCGCGACGGGCGGGCGTTCGACATCGGCTTCATCATCGACAACGGGCTGGCCGGCGACATCCCCACGGTGCAGGACGAGCACGTTCCCGTTCGCCTGGGCGGGGGACCGGCGCTGGTGCACCGCGACTCGTCCGTCCACTACTCGCGCCGGCTGATCGCCCGGATGCACGCGGTGGCGGAATCGCACGGCATCCCCGTGCAGGACGTGGTGCTCTACCACTACTCGTCCGACGGCGCGCACCTGGTGCGGCAGGGGATGGAGACGCTGCTGGTGGCGCCGCCCATCCGCTACTCGCACTCGCCGTTCGAGGCCGTGGACCCACGCGACGTGGAGCACGCCGTCCGCCTGCTCGAGGCCTTTTTGACGGAGGCCGCGCCGGAGTGA
- a CDS encoding gamma carbonic anhydrase family protein, which yields MAIILPFAGIFPRIHPTAFVAPNATVIGNVTIGEEASVWFGAVIRGDEPEFEIRVGARTSVQDNVVLHVSRQGPTLIGDDVTIGHGAVLESCTVGRGALIGMNAVVLQRATVGDEALIAAGAVVSAGGTIPPRTMAAGSPAVVKKELEGASLRWVSSSAAHYVELSRGYLAAGVGRVHQAGETGESG from the coding sequence ATGGCCATCATCCTTCCCTTCGCCGGGATCTTTCCGCGCATCCACCCGACCGCCTTCGTGGCCCCCAACGCCACGGTGATCGGCAACGTCACCATTGGCGAAGAGGCCAGCGTGTGGTTCGGCGCGGTGATCCGCGGCGACGAGCCGGAGTTCGAGATCCGCGTGGGCGCGCGCACCAGCGTCCAGGACAACGTGGTCCTCCACGTCAGCCGGCAGGGCCCCACGCTGATCGGCGACGACGTCACCATCGGCCACGGGGCCGTCCTGGAAAGCTGCACGGTAGGCCGCGGCGCGCTGATCGGGATGAACGCCGTGGTGCTTCAGCGAGCCACGGTGGGCGACGAGGCGCTGATCGCGGCGGGCGCCGTGGTTTCCGCGGGCGGCACCATCCCCCCGCGCACCATGGCGGCGGGCTCGCCGGCGGTGGTGAAGAAGGAGCTGGAGGGGGCGTCGCTGCGGTGGGTGAGCAGCAGCGCCGCGCACTACGTGGAGCTGTCGCGCGGCTACCTGGCCGCGGGCGTGGGGCGGGTGCACCAGGCCGGGGAGACGGGAGAGAGCGGATGA
- a CDS encoding threonine ammonia-lyase, giving the protein MSGAARPRTFHSPADGNAPDSGAVFPFPSAADVFAAAGRIRGFVRRTPLERSAWLSGIARTDVHLKLENLQRTGSFKLRGAYNAIASLPPARRARGLVTASAGNHGQGVALAASLIGIRPVVFVPAAAPETKKRRIARFGADLREVEGGWDETAAAAEEHAAATGAWYVHAFSDPAVVAGQGTVGLEIVEDLPGVKTIIVPVGGGGMIGGVGVFARAVGGIRVVGVQTDETTGMHASLAAGSLASPAYGPTLCEGLSGDVDERSLALAREVVDDLVLVSEASVRRAVRALYVEEGLVAEGSAAVAAAALMEGAVPGLEGPVALVLTGGNLDARRLAEILSDDS; this is encoded by the coding sequence GTGAGCGGGGCCGCGCGCCCGCGCACGTTCCATTCCCCCGCCGACGGCAACGCGCCGGATTCCGGGGCCGTGTTCCCGTTCCCCTCCGCCGCAGACGTTTTCGCTGCGGCGGGGCGGATTCGCGGGTTCGTGCGCCGCACGCCGCTGGAGCGCTCGGCGTGGCTGTCCGGAATCGCGCGGACGGACGTTCACCTGAAGCTCGAGAACCTGCAGCGGACGGGATCATTCAAGCTGCGCGGCGCGTACAACGCCATCGCCTCGCTCCCGCCCGCGCGGCGCGCGCGCGGGCTGGTCACCGCCTCGGCCGGCAATCACGGGCAGGGCGTGGCGCTGGCCGCGTCGCTCATCGGCATCCGCCCCGTCGTCTTCGTCCCCGCCGCCGCGCCCGAGACCAAGAAGCGGCGCATCGCCCGCTTCGGCGCCGACCTGCGCGAGGTGGAGGGCGGCTGGGACGAGACGGCCGCCGCGGCCGAGGAGCACGCGGCCGCCACCGGCGCCTGGTACGTGCACGCGTTCAGCGACCCCGCCGTGGTGGCGGGACAGGGCACCGTGGGGCTGGAGATCGTCGAAGACCTCCCCGGGGTGAAGACGATCATCGTCCCGGTCGGCGGCGGCGGGATGATCGGCGGCGTGGGGGTCTTCGCCCGTGCCGTCGGCGGAATCCGCGTGGTCGGCGTGCAGACGGACGAGACCACGGGAATGCACGCCTCGCTCGCCGCCGGGTCACTCGCCTCCCCCGCGTACGGGCCGACTCTCTGCGAGGGGCTTTCGGGCGACGTGGACGAGCGCAGCCTGGCCCTGGCGCGCGAGGTGGTCGACGACCTGGTGCTCGTCTCCGAGGCGTCGGTGCGCCGCGCCGTCCGCGCCCTGTACGTGGAAGAAGGGCTGGTGGCCGAGGGAAGCGCCGCGGTGGCCGCCGCCGCGCTGATGGAGGGCGCCGTCCCCGGGCTGGAGGGCCCCGTGGCCCTGGTGCTCACGGGCGGCAACCTCGACGCGCGGCGCCTGGCCGAGATCCTTTCCGACGACTCCTGA
- a CDS encoding BsuPI-related putative proteinase inhibitor — MPAVLLIALALALAACTPPSAEVPGPLPGAGDAASPLIASLSVQPGADSVRLTLQVTNAGTTPVTLSFSSGQSYEFAVRGGGTTLWTWSADRTFLQALRSETLAAGETRTFSESWTPPRGTSGPLTAVATLTSTSHRVERTAEFRLP; from the coding sequence ATGCCCGCCGTCCTGCTGATCGCCCTTGCCCTGGCGCTGGCCGCCTGCACCCCGCCGTCCGCCGAGGTTCCCGGGCCGCTCCCCGGCGCCGGGGATGCCGCGTCGCCCCTGATCGCCTCGCTGAGCGTGCAGCCCGGGGCGGACAGCGTGCGGCTGACCCTGCAGGTGACCAACGCGGGCACCACGCCGGTGACGCTGTCGTTCAGCTCCGGGCAATCGTACGAATTCGCCGTGCGCGGCGGGGGCACGACCCTGTGGACGTGGTCCGCCGACCGCACCTTCCTGCAGGCGCTGCGCTCCGAGACCCTGGCCGCGGGCGAGACGCGCACGTTTTCGGAAAGCTGGACGCCGCCCCGCGGCACCAGCGGCCCGCTGACCGCCGTGGCCACGCTGACCTCCACCAGCCACCGGGTGGAGCGCACGGCCGAGTTCCGGCTGCCGTGA
- a CDS encoding AtpZ/AtpI family protein — MPANPRDGKGPGAGDLAGVGLGFAASVALFLFLGMWADRRLDTSPWLLILGAFIGGAAGFWSMYRRLVVAPKQNDRETMDRK; from the coding sequence ATGCCAGCGAATCCGCGGGATGGGAAGGGTCCGGGGGCGGGCGACCTGGCGGGGGTGGGGCTGGGGTTCGCCGCGTCGGTCGCGCTCTTCCTGTTCCTGGGGATGTGGGCCGACCGCAGGCTGGACACCTCGCCCTGGCTGCTGATCCTGGGTGCGTTCATCGGCGGCGCGGCGGGCTTCTGGTCCATGTACCGGAGGCTGGTGGTGGCGCCGAAGCAGAATGACCGGGAAACGATGGATCGAAAGTGA
- the atpB gene encoding F0F1 ATP synthase subunit A translates to MKLNAALLALLFAAAPAVAQAGHGTIEGPEVPSATPPQAAEAVHQAATGDGPGHAAAEGEHGETAGGHGEFDAMHHVQDGRTLDFQPFGEIHLPAAHSWQVGPLDMTPTRHVVFMVLAGLIMLAVFIPAGRAAARRQAGHGHAKKRHNAIEAAALFIRQEVVMPNIGHGGEKFAGFLITLFFFILFCNLLGLLPFGATATANFAVTIGLALITFVVVEVTGMITLGPKGYLQTIVFIPHGLPKALVPVMAVIMTPVELMGKFAKPFALSVRLMANMMAGHIVLLSLFSMALMFGGALMAGPFVMATGLMFLELFVAFLQAYVFVVLSSVFIGLMRHAH, encoded by the coding sequence ATGAAGCTCAACGCCGCCCTGCTCGCGCTGCTCTTCGCCGCCGCTCCCGCGGTGGCGCAGGCGGGCCATGGCACCATCGAGGGCCCGGAGGTACCGTCCGCGACGCCTCCCCAGGCCGCCGAGGCCGTCCACCAGGCGGCGACCGGCGACGGGCCGGGGCACGCCGCGGCCGAGGGGGAGCATGGGGAGACCGCCGGAGGGCACGGCGAATTCGACGCCATGCACCACGTGCAGGACGGTCGTACGCTGGACTTCCAGCCGTTCGGCGAGATCCACCTGCCCGCCGCGCACAGCTGGCAGGTGGGCCCGCTGGACATGACGCCCACGCGCCACGTGGTGTTCATGGTGCTCGCCGGCCTGATCATGCTGGCCGTGTTCATCCCGGCCGGCCGCGCCGCGGCGCGCCGGCAGGCGGGGCACGGGCACGCGAAGAAGCGGCACAACGCCATCGAGGCGGCGGCGCTGTTCATCCGGCAGGAAGTGGTGATGCCCAACATCGGGCACGGGGGCGAAAAGTTCGCGGGGTTCCTGATCACCCTGTTCTTCTTCATCCTGTTCTGCAACCTGTTGGGGCTGCTGCCGTTCGGCGCCACGGCCACGGCCAACTTCGCCGTCACCATCGGCCTGGCGCTGATCACCTTCGTGGTGGTCGAAGTCACGGGCATGATTACGCTGGGGCCCAAGGGCTACCTGCAGACCATCGTCTTCATTCCGCACGGGCTGCCCAAGGCGCTGGTGCCGGTGATGGCCGTGATCATGACGCCGGTGGAGCTGATGGGGAAGTTCGCCAAGCCGTTCGCGCTGTCGGTGCGTCTGATGGCCAACATGATGGCCGGCCACATCGTGCTGCTGTCGCTGTTCAGCATGGCGCTGATGTTCGGCGGCGCGCTGATGGCCGGGCCCTTCGTGATGGCCACCGGGCTGATGTTCCTGGAACTGTTCGTGGCGTTCCTGCAGGCCTACGTGTTCGTGGTGCTGAGCAGCGTGTTCATCGGCCTGATGCGACACGCTCACTGA
- a CDS encoding ATP synthase F0 subunit C — protein sequence MQAEIGSLANGLMGAGLGAGLAIIGAGLGIGLIGRGATEGMARQPEIAGNIQTAGIILAALIEGATFFALIVCLLINTTVGNALG from the coding sequence ATGCAGGCTGAAATCGGATCGCTCGCGAATGGCCTGATGGGCGCCGGCCTGGGTGCCGGCCTCGCCATCATCGGCGCCGGGCTGGGCATCGGCCTCATCGGCCGCGGCGCCACCGAGGGCATGGCCCGCCAGCCGGAGATCGCCGGCAACATCCAGACGGCCGGCATCATCCTGGCGGCGCTGATCGAAGGCGCCACCTTCTTTGCGCTGATCGTCTGCCTGCTGATCAACACCACGGTCGGCAACGCGCTCGGCTAA
- the atpF gene encoding F0F1 ATP synthase subunit B — protein MTLKPWALAGLALLQATPLYAAEGGGPLDINVALIIWTFLIFGIVLAVLSRTAWPTILGAVEQRETHIRELLEGAERDRAAAAAAAEENRRLLEETRAKAHEAINEARLQGEAMRAEVLATSRREQQEMMERARRDIAAEREGALESVRREAVALAIRAAEKLVRRSLDAEDNRRLVREYLAGVGARAEA, from the coding sequence ATGACTCTCAAGCCGTGGGCCCTCGCCGGCCTTGCACTGCTCCAGGCGACCCCGCTGTACGCCGCCGAGGGCGGCGGACCGCTGGACATCAACGTCGCACTGATCATCTGGACCTTCCTGATCTTCGGGATCGTCCTGGCCGTGCTGTCGCGCACCGCGTGGCCCACCATCCTGGGCGCGGTGGAGCAGCGCGAGACCCACATCCGCGAGCTGCTGGAAGGCGCCGAGCGCGACCGCGCCGCCGCCGCCGCCGCCGCCGAGGAGAACCGGCGTCTGCTGGAGGAAACGCGCGCCAAGGCCCACGAGGCCATCAACGAGGCCCGCCTGCAGGGCGAGGCCATGCGCGCCGAGGTGCTGGCCACCTCGCGCCGCGAGCAGCAGGAGATGATGGAGCGCGCCCGCCGCGACATCGCCGCCGAGCGCGAGGGCGCGCTGGAGTCGGTGCGCCGCGAGGCCGTGGCCCTGGCCATCCGCGCCGCCGAAAAGCTGGTGCGCCGCTCGCTGGACGCCGAGGACAACCGCCGCCTGGTGCGCGAGTACCTGGCCGGCGTGGGCGCCCGCGCGGAGGCCTGA
- the atpH gene encoding ATP synthase F1 subunit delta codes for MRSELIARNYAETLLDLADRNGGPAAMDQFAAALDEVAGLVQSDPRVRQFLETPRVPAAEKKRALRAALAGRAPELFLRFVSVLVDKRRQTLLPEIAEAFRGLVDERMGRVRVQVAISHFPDEALQAEIGNALALRLGRTVIPTFTVDPELLGGMVVQVGDEILDGSVRSSAARLRRAMMAAQLPPSAAPAAV; via the coding sequence GTGCGCTCCGAGCTGATCGCCCGCAACTACGCCGAAACGCTGCTGGACCTGGCCGACCGCAACGGCGGCCCGGCCGCCATGGACCAGTTCGCGGCGGCGCTCGACGAGGTGGCCGGGCTGGTGCAGTCGGACCCGCGCGTGCGCCAGTTCCTGGAAACGCCCCGCGTGCCGGCCGCCGAAAAGAAGCGGGCGCTGCGCGCCGCGCTGGCCGGCCGCGCCCCCGAGCTGTTCCTGCGCTTCGTGAGCGTGCTGGTCGACAAGCGGCGCCAGACGCTGCTGCCGGAGATCGCCGAGGCCTTCCGCGGCCTTGTGGACGAGCGCATGGGCCGGGTGCGGGTGCAGGTGGCCATCAGCCACTTTCCCGACGAGGCCCTGCAGGCCGAGATCGGCAACGCGCTCGCGCTTCGCCTGGGCCGCACGGTGATCCCCACCTTCACGGTGGATCCCGAGCTGCTGGGCGGCATGGTGGTGCAGGTGGGTGACGAGATCCTGGATGGCTCGGTACGGTCCAGCGCCGCGCGGCTGCGCCGGGCGATGATGGCGGCCCAGCTGCCGCCCAGCGCGGCGCCGGCCGCCGTCTGA
- the atpA gene encoding F0F1 ATP synthase subunit alpha gives MATVESQLRASEIKNVLLGEIEQYEDALQAEQVGSVLEVKDGIARVYGLMGTMASEMLEITSSESGESVTALALNLEEDNIGAVILGDWTQLHEGDQARRTGRVLDIPVGPEFLGRVVNPLGEPIDGKGPIKGVTRRQVDIVAPGIVLRKPVGEPMQTGVKAIDALIPIGRGQRELIIGDRGTGKTAIAIDTIINQKGQGVVCVYVAIGQKASTVAGVVSRLSNAGAMEYTIVVAATASDPAPMQYIAPYAGTALAEYFMYTKNEEGKGMPTLCVYDDLSKQAVAYRQMSLVLRRPPGREAYPGDVFYLHSRLLERAAKLSDAEGGGSLTALPIIETQAGDVSAYIPTNVISITDGQIFLESNLFYSGVRPAVNVGISVSRVGGAAQIKAMKKVAGKLKGELAQYRELEAFAAFGSELDAVTQRQLARGARSVEVLKQGQYQPMPVENQVAIIYALTNGYLDNVDLPQVKAWERDFHVYLRTQHPQILDGIRTARELTADGETALKAALERYAELFADPHSPVGTDNYADSAILTETDADRHMSEEQLRMASRPEANAVSARQSY, from the coding sequence ATGGCGACGGTCGAATCCCAGCTTCGCGCAAGCGAGATCAAGAACGTGCTGCTCGGCGAAATCGAGCAGTACGAGGACGCGCTCCAGGCGGAGCAGGTGGGCTCGGTGCTCGAGGTGAAGGACGGCATCGCGCGCGTCTACGGCCTGATGGGCACCATGGCCAGCGAGATGCTCGAGATCACCAGCTCGGAGTCGGGCGAATCGGTGACCGCGCTGGCGCTGAACCTGGAAGAAGACAACATCGGCGCGGTGATCCTGGGCGACTGGACGCAGCTTCACGAGGGCGACCAGGCACGCCGCACGGGCCGCGTGCTCGACATCCCCGTGGGCCCCGAGTTCCTGGGCCGCGTGGTGAACCCGCTGGGCGAGCCGATCGACGGCAAGGGCCCCATCAAGGGCGTCACCCGCCGCCAGGTGGACATCGTGGCCCCCGGCATCGTGCTGCGGAAGCCGGTGGGCGAGCCCATGCAGACGGGCGTCAAGGCCATCGACGCGCTGATCCCCATCGGGCGCGGCCAGCGCGAGCTGATCATCGGCGACCGCGGCACGGGCAAGACGGCCATCGCCATCGACACCATCATCAACCAGAAGGGCCAGGGCGTCGTCTGCGTGTACGTCGCCATCGGCCAGAAGGCCTCGACGGTGGCGGGCGTGGTCAGCCGCCTGTCGAACGCCGGCGCCATGGAGTACACCATCGTGGTGGCGGCCACGGCGTCGGACCCGGCGCCCATGCAGTACATCGCGCCGTACGCCGGCACCGCGCTGGCCGAGTACTTCATGTACACCAAGAACGAAGAGGGCAAGGGCATGCCCACCCTCTGCGTGTACGACGACCTTTCCAAGCAGGCCGTGGCGTACCGGCAGATGTCGCTGGTGCTGCGCCGCCCCCCGGGGCGCGAGGCGTACCCGGGCGACGTGTTCTACCTGCACAGCCGCCTGCTGGAGCGCGCGGCCAAGCTGAGCGACGCCGAGGGCGGTGGCTCGCTGACCGCGCTGCCCATCATCGAGACGCAGGCCGGCGACGTGTCGGCGTACATTCCGACCAACGTGATCTCGATCACGGACGGCCAGATCTTCCTGGAAAGCAACCTGTTCTACTCGGGCGTGCGCCCGGCGGTGAACGTGGGCATCTCGGTGTCGCGCGTGGGCGGCGCGGCGCAGATCAAGGCCATGAAGAAGGTGGCCGGCAAGCTCAAGGGCGAGCTGGCGCAGTACCGTGAGCTCGAGGCGTTCGCCGCCTTCGGCTCGGAGCTCGACGCGGTGACGCAGCGCCAGCTGGCGCGCGGCGCCCGCTCGGTCGAGGTGCTCAAGCAGGGCCAGTACCAGCCGATGCCGGTGGAGAACCAGGTCGCCATCATCTACGCGCTGACCAACGGCTACCTCGACAACGTCGACCTGCCGCAGGTGAAGGCGTGGGAGCGCGACTTCCACGTGTACCTGCGCACGCAGCACCCGCAGATCCTGGACGGCATCCGCACGGCGCGCGAGCTGACCGCGGACGGCGAGACGGCGCTGAAGGCGGCGCTGGAGCGCTACGCCGAGCTGTTCGCCGACCCGCACTCGCCGGTGGGCACCGACAACTACGCCGACAGCGCCATCCTCACGGAAACGGACGCCGACCGGCACATGTCGGAAGAGCAGCTGCGCATGGCGTCGCGCCCCGAGGCGAACGCCGTTTCGGCCCGGCAGTCGTACTGA
- the atpG gene encoding ATP synthase F1 subunit gamma has product MAKARELKGRIRSVQNTRKITRTMEMVSTSKLKRAQDRVEAARPYAERLAGVIGRLLTPELAARYPLLRQPERVRRAAVLLLTSNRGLAGAFNANLIRETRGLLARLRSEGAEVELHAAGKKGIGFFRYQGETLRTAAADISDRPGAADAQRLVDGLMEQFIAGELDAVYVVYAKFNSALSTPPTTMQLLPVAPPEGGQGGDADYILEPSGDEILGRILPLYVRNSVYRALVETAAAEHGARRTAMKNATDNAGDILETLTRTYNRVRQAAITQEIAEIVGGAAALE; this is encoded by the coding sequence ATGGCCAAGGCCAGAGAACTGAAGGGCCGGATCCGCTCGGTCCAGAACACGCGCAAGATCACGCGGACGATGGAGATGGTTTCCACGTCCAAGCTGAAGCGCGCGCAGGACCGCGTCGAGGCGGCGCGGCCCTACGCCGAGCGGCTGGCGGGGGTCATCGGCCGGCTGCTGACGCCGGAGCTGGCGGCCCGCTACCCCCTGCTGCGCCAGCCGGAGCGGGTGCGGCGCGCCGCCGTGCTGCTGCTGACGAGCAACCGCGGCCTGGCGGGCGCCTTCAACGCCAACCTGATCCGCGAAACCCGCGGCCTGCTGGCGCGCCTTCGCTCCGAGGGTGCCGAGGTCGAGCTTCACGCGGCGGGGAAGAAGGGCATCGGCTTCTTCCGCTACCAGGGCGAAACCCTGCGCACGGCGGCGGCCGACATCAGCGACCGCCCGGGCGCCGCCGACGCGCAGCGGCTGGTGGACGGGCTGATGGAGCAGTTCATCGCCGGCGAGCTGGACGCGGTGTACGTGGTGTACGCCAAGTTCAACTCGGCGCTCAGCACGCCGCCCACCACCATGCAGCTTCTGCCGGTGGCGCCGCCGGAGGGCGGGCAGGGCGGCGACGCCGACTACATCCTGGAGCCCTCGGGCGACGAGATCCTGGGGCGCATCCTGCCGCTGTACGTGCGCAACAGCGTGTACCGCGCGCTGGTGGAAACGGCCGCCGCCGAGCACGGCGCGCGCCGCACGGCCATGAAGAACGCCACCGACAACGCGGGCGACATCCTGGAAACGCTCACGCGGACGTACAACCGCGTGCGGCAGGCGGCCATCACGCAGGAAATCGCCGAGATCGTCGGCGGTGCGGCGGCGCTGGAATAA